The stretch of DNA AAATAGCGAAATTGATGCGTTTAAAAGTAGAGAGGAAGAAAATGAGGCGCTTAAAATAGCTAATTATTTACATGTTGAGGAAGTGAAAAGATTGACCAGGCAATTAGAAGAAAACCTAAATCCATCTACTTTAGAATATGAAAATGAAATCAGACAGCTAAAAGAAGAGTTGAACAAAAAGAATGATTCATTAAAAGAACTTGAAGAAAAATATAACACTTTACATAAAAGTAATATTGACGAATTGAAAGAGGAAAACAACACCATCAAGGACAAGCATTCCAAATTGATTATTGAAAACGAAAACCTGAAAACCAAATTTGTCAATATGAAAACAGAAAACGAAAACCTGAAAACCAAGTATTCAAGCATTAAGGAAGAAAACAAAAACTTGAAAAATAAGTGCACAACATTAAGAGAAGAACAAACTTCCATTAAAGAAAGTTATGATCAAGTTTCAACAAAATATGACCAGTTGAAACAGGAAAACCTCAACACAAAAACTAGCTATGCCGAAATATATGAAATAAACGAAGGCCTGGAAAAAGATTACGATAACCTTATTTTAGAATATAATGAATTAGTTGATAAGTATAATGTTTTAGAAGAAGAGATTTACGCTCTCAAGACAACTAAAAACCACAATGAATACATTGCAAACAAAGTTAAAGAATTTATTTTAAAAAGTGGAGATTAAAGAGTTTTATAATCATCTTGAAACTCTGGATTCCATCTTTTAAGTCCCGGAATAAACATCACTGTAATACCAGTAGCCTGTGTTTCGGGCAATCTTGGATTTTTTTCCATCATTTCTTTTGTTTTTCTCACAATCATTTCTTCTAAAGTGATATCAGGTTCTGTATATTCGCCATCCTGATAACAGTCACGGCAAAATTCAGGATTTAGGCTGCCGTCTTTGTTAGTACCATAATCCTCTTTTACAATTGGCCTACCACATGAATTGCAAAATCCCATGAAAAAAACTCCTTTTAAAAAAAAAATAGTTGTAAATTAGAATTAATCTAATTTACTAGTCATCTTTTACTTCAATGTTTTCGTCTTCATCCATAGCAAGTCTCATATTGTCTGGATCTGGGTCGAAATGTTCTAAGAAGTCTTGTGCAGCTCTTCTTACATCTCTAGAACCGATAATGTATCTACCAGCGATGATGATATTGGCACCTTTCTCAATAGCTTCTTCAACATTATTAGGTTTAATACCACCAGCAACAGCAACAAGACCTTTTTCACCGAGGAGTTTTTTGATATCTTTAATATTACCCCATTCGGTCATGTCACTAGTGTCCTCACCATGTTCAGCCCTGTAGGTTTCCATATCCACATTTCTGTGTAATAAGACAATATCAGGTTTTAAATCATCAGGAAGTTTAGCCAATTTCTTTTCAAATCCGGCAACATTCATCATATCGAGGATGGAATAAATACCTTGCTTTTGAGTTTCATGAATAGCTTTTGCGATGGATTCAACAGTACCGAGTCCGGAAATAGCAACTGCATCTGCAGTTTCATCTGCTGCCATTTTAACTTCTACACGACCAACGTCTAAAGTTTTTAAG from Methanobrevibacter sp. YE315 encodes:
- a CDS encoding phosphoserine phosphatase → MKFGKGIVKKYSREYNRTLKNGEKKKYTTEQIQITVPKNQDIYTNQEEVLIIPNSEIDAFKSREEENEALKIANYLHVEEVKRLTRQLEENLNPSTLEYENEIRQLKEELNKKNDSLKELEEKYNTLHKSNIDELKEENNTIKDKHSKLIIENENLKTKFVNMKTENENLKTKYSSIKEENKNLKNKCTTLREEQTSIKESYDQVSTKYDQLKQENLNTKTSYAEIYEINEGLEKDYDNLILEYNELVDKYNVLEEEIYALKTTKNHNEYIANKVKEFILKSGD
- a CDS encoding zinc ribbon domain-containing protein; the encoded protein is MGFCNSCGRPIVKEDYGTNKDGSLNPEFCRDCYQDGEYTEPDITLEEMIVRKTKEMMEKNPRLPETQATGITVMFIPGLKRWNPEFQDDYKTL